Proteins encoded by one window of Manis pentadactyla isolate mManPen7 chromosome X, mManPen7.hap1, whole genome shotgun sequence:
- the LOC118928166 gene encoding LOW QUALITY PROTEIN: ATP synthase-coupling factor 6, mitochondrial-like (The sequence of the model RefSeq protein was modified relative to this genomic sequence to represent the inferred CDS: inserted 2 bases in 1 codon; substituted 1 base at 1 genomic stop codon) yields MILKRLFRFSCLIQSAVSVHLRRNIGVAAVAFKEIDPTQKLFLVRLXRYRTKXQSSGGPVDTGPEYQQDLERELFKSKQMYGKGDMATFPNFKLEDHKFKVIEKPQS; encoded by the exons ATGATTCTTAAGAGGCTCTTCAGGTTCTCCTGTCTCATCCAGTCTGCAGTCTCAGTCCATTTGAGGAGGAACATTGGTGTTGCAGCAGTGGCATTTAAGGAAATTGATCCTACACAGAAACTCTTCTTGGTAAGATT GAGATACAGAACTAAGTGACAGTCATCCGGAGGACCTGTTGATACTGGTCCAGAGTATCAGCAGGACCTGGAGAGGGAGCTTTTTAAGAGTAAGCAAATGTATGGTAAAGGAGACATGGCTACATTCCCTAACTTCAAATTAGAAGATCACAAATTTAAAGTCATTGAAAAGCCCCAGTCCTGA
- the TFE3 gene encoding transcription factor E3 isoform X2 produces MSHEAEPARDGVEASAEGSRAVFLLLEERRPADSAQLLSLNSLLPESGIVADIELENVLGPDSVYELKSQPLSLRSSLPIPLQATPATPATLSASSSAGGSRTPVMSSSSSSRVLLRQQLMRAQAQEQERRERREQAAASSFPSPAPASPAISVVGVSAGGHTLGRPPPAQVPREVLKVQTHLENPTRYHLQQARRQQIDDVIDEIISLESSYNDEMLSYLPGGTTGLQLPSTLPVSGNLLDVYSSQGVATPAITVSNSCPAELPNIKREISETEAKALLKERQKKDNHNLIERRRRFNINDRIKELGTLIPKSSDPEMRWNKGTILKASVDYIRKLQKEQQRSKDLESRQRSLEQANRNLQLRIQELELQAQIHGLPVPPTPGLLSLATTSASEGLKPEQLDVEEEGRPGAATFHAAGGPTQSVPHSQPPAPPSDALLDLHFPSDHLGDLGDPFHLGLEDILMEEEEGVVGALSGDALSPLRAASDPLLSSVSPAVSKASSRRSSFSMEDES; encoded by the exons ATGTCTCATGAGGCCGAGCCAGCTCGGGACGGCGTAGAGGCCAGCGCGGAGGGCTCTCGAGCCGTGTTCTTGCTGTTGGAGGAGCGCAGGCCGGCCGACTCAGCCCAGCTGCTCAG tctgaactcttTGCTTCCGGAATCGGGGATTGTTGCTGACATCGAGTTAGAAAACGTCCTTGGTCCCGACAGCGTCTACGAGCTCAAAAGCCAACCCCTGTCACTACGCTCAAG CCTCCCAATACCACTGCAGGCCACCCCAGCCACCCCAGCTACACTCTCTGCATCATCTTCTGCAGGGGGCTCCAGGACCCCTGTCATGTCGTCATCTTCTTCATCGCGGGTCTTGCTGCGGCAGCAGCTAATGCGGGCCCAGGCCCAGGAGCAGGAGAGGCGTGAGCGTCGTGAACAGGCTGCAGCCTCTTCCTTCCCCAGCCCTGCACCTGCCTCTCCTGCCATCTCTGTGGTTGGCGTCTCTGCTGGGGGCCACACGTTGGGACGTCCTCCCCCAGCTCAGGTGCCCAGGGAGGTGCTCAAG GTGCAGACCCATCTGGAGAACCCGACGCGCTACCATCTGCAGCAGGCGCGCCGGCAGCAG ATTGATGATGTTATTGATGAGATCATCAGCCTCGAGTCCAGTTACAATGATGAGATGCTCAGCTATCTGCCTGGAGGCACCACAGGGCTGCAGCTCCCCAGCACG CTGCCTGTATCAGGGAATCTGCTTGATGTGTACAGTAGTCAGGGCGTGGCCACACCAGCCATCACTGTCAGCAACTCCTGCCCAGCTGAGCTGCCCAACATCAAACGGGAGATTTCTG AGACTGAGGCCAAGGCCCTTTTGAAGGAACGACAAAAGAAAGACAATCACAACCTAA TTGAGCGTCGCAGGCGATTCAACATTAATGACAGGATCAAGGAGCTGGGCACCCTCATCCCCAAGTCCAGTGACCC GGAGATGCGCTGGAACAAGGGCACCATTCTAAAAGCCTCTGTGGATTATATCCGCAAGTTGCAGAAGGAGCAGCAGCGCTCCAAAGACCTGGAGAGCCGTCAGCGATCCCTGGAGCAAGCCAACCGCAACCTGCAGCTCCGAATTCAG GAGCTAGAACTGCAGGCACAGATCCATGGTCTGCCAGTTCCTCCTACCCCAGGGCTGCTCTCCCTggccaccacttcagcctctgaaGGCCTTAAGCCAGAGCAGCTGGACGTTGAGGAGGAGGGCAGGCCAGGCGCAGCAACATTTCACGCAGCAGGGGGACCTACCCAGAGTGTTCCCCATTCGCAGCCCCCAGCACCACCCTCGGATGCCCTTCTGGACCTGCACTTTCCCAGTGACCACCTGGGGGATCTGGGGGACCCCTTCCACCTGGGGCTGGAAGACATtttgatggaggaggaggagggggtggtGGGTGCACTGTCAGGGGACGCACTGTCCCCACTGCGGGCTGCCTCAGACCCCCTGCTCTCTTCAGTTTCCCCTGCTGTCTCCAAGGCCAGCAGTCGCCGCAGCAGCTTCAGCATGGAGGATGAGTCCTGA
- the TFE3 gene encoding transcription factor E3 isoform X1, whose amino-acid sequence MSHEAEPARDGVEASAEGSRAVFLLLEERRPADSAQLLSLNSLLPESGIVADIELENVLGPDSVYELKSQPLSLRSSLPIPLQATPATPATLSASSSAGGSRTPVMSSSSSSRVLLRQQLMRAQAQEQERRERREQAAASSFPSPAPASPAISVVGVSAGGHTLGRPPPAQVPREVLKVQTHLENPTRYHLQQARRQQVKQYLSTTLGPKLASQALTQPPGAASAQPLPAPETAHATGPTGSAPNSPMALLTIGSSSEKEIDDVIDEIISLESSYNDEMLSYLPGGTTGLQLPSTLPVSGNLLDVYSSQGVATPAITVSNSCPAELPNIKREISETEAKALLKERQKKDNHNLIERRRRFNINDRIKELGTLIPKSSDPEMRWNKGTILKASVDYIRKLQKEQQRSKDLESRQRSLEQANRNLQLRIQELELQAQIHGLPVPPTPGLLSLATTSASEGLKPEQLDVEEEGRPGAATFHAAGGPTQSVPHSQPPAPPSDALLDLHFPSDHLGDLGDPFHLGLEDILMEEEEGVVGALSGDALSPLRAASDPLLSSVSPAVSKASSRRSSFSMEDES is encoded by the exons ATGTCTCATGAGGCCGAGCCAGCTCGGGACGGCGTAGAGGCCAGCGCGGAGGGCTCTCGAGCCGTGTTCTTGCTGTTGGAGGAGCGCAGGCCGGCCGACTCAGCCCAGCTGCTCAG tctgaactcttTGCTTCCGGAATCGGGGATTGTTGCTGACATCGAGTTAGAAAACGTCCTTGGTCCCGACAGCGTCTACGAGCTCAAAAGCCAACCCCTGTCACTACGCTCAAG CCTCCCAATACCACTGCAGGCCACCCCAGCCACCCCAGCTACACTCTCTGCATCATCTTCTGCAGGGGGCTCCAGGACCCCTGTCATGTCGTCATCTTCTTCATCGCGGGTCTTGCTGCGGCAGCAGCTAATGCGGGCCCAGGCCCAGGAGCAGGAGAGGCGTGAGCGTCGTGAACAGGCTGCAGCCTCTTCCTTCCCCAGCCCTGCACCTGCCTCTCCTGCCATCTCTGTGGTTGGCGTCTCTGCTGGGGGCCACACGTTGGGACGTCCTCCCCCAGCTCAGGTGCCCAGGGAGGTGCTCAAG GTGCAGACCCATCTGGAGAACCCGACGCGCTACCATCTGCAGCAGGCGCGCCGGCAGCAGGTGAAACAGTACCTGTCCACCACACTTGGCCCCAAGCTGGCTTCCCAAGCCCTAACCCAACCACCAGGGGCTGCTAGTGCCCAGCCGCTCCCTGCCCCTGAGACTGCCCATGCTACTGGCCCCACAGGCAGTGCTCCCAACAGCCCTATGGCGCTGCTCACCATCGGGTCCAGCTCAGAGAAGGAG ATTGATGATGTTATTGATGAGATCATCAGCCTCGAGTCCAGTTACAATGATGAGATGCTCAGCTATCTGCCTGGAGGCACCACAGGGCTGCAGCTCCCCAGCACG CTGCCTGTATCAGGGAATCTGCTTGATGTGTACAGTAGTCAGGGCGTGGCCACACCAGCCATCACTGTCAGCAACTCCTGCCCAGCTGAGCTGCCCAACATCAAACGGGAGATTTCTG AGACTGAGGCCAAGGCCCTTTTGAAGGAACGACAAAAGAAAGACAATCACAACCTAA TTGAGCGTCGCAGGCGATTCAACATTAATGACAGGATCAAGGAGCTGGGCACCCTCATCCCCAAGTCCAGTGACCC GGAGATGCGCTGGAACAAGGGCACCATTCTAAAAGCCTCTGTGGATTATATCCGCAAGTTGCAGAAGGAGCAGCAGCGCTCCAAAGACCTGGAGAGCCGTCAGCGATCCCTGGAGCAAGCCAACCGCAACCTGCAGCTCCGAATTCAG GAGCTAGAACTGCAGGCACAGATCCATGGTCTGCCAGTTCCTCCTACCCCAGGGCTGCTCTCCCTggccaccacttcagcctctgaaGGCCTTAAGCCAGAGCAGCTGGACGTTGAGGAGGAGGGCAGGCCAGGCGCAGCAACATTTCACGCAGCAGGGGGACCTACCCAGAGTGTTCCCCATTCGCAGCCCCCAGCACCACCCTCGGATGCCCTTCTGGACCTGCACTTTCCCAGTGACCACCTGGGGGATCTGGGGGACCCCTTCCACCTGGGGCTGGAAGACATtttgatggaggaggaggagggggtggtGGGTGCACTGTCAGGGGACGCACTGTCCCCACTGCGGGCTGCCTCAGACCCCCTGCTCTCTTCAGTTTCCCCTGCTGTCTCCAAGGCCAGCAGTCGCCGCAGCAGCTTCAGCATGGAGGATGAGTCCTGA